From one Culex quinquefasciatus strain JHB chromosome 3, VPISU_Cqui_1.0_pri_paternal, whole genome shotgun sequence genomic stretch:
- the LOC6036218 gene encoding ubiquitin-conjugating enzyme E2-22 kDa has product MANMAVSRIKREFKEVLKSEEIVQCSIKLDIVNDNFTELRGEIAGPPDTPYEGGKFLLEIKVPETYPFNPPKVKFITKIWHPNISSVTGAICLDILKDNWAAAMTLRTVLLSLQALLAAAEPDDPQDAVVATQYKDNHEMFILTAKHWTNAYAGGPCRNADFDQKVQRLRDMGVEDYEARAALSRHNWHLERASEQLFS; this is encoded by the exons ATGGCGAACATGGCAGTGTCCCGCATCAAACGAGAATTCAAGGAGGTTCTGAAAAGTGAAGAA attgttcagtgttctatcaaatTAGACATCGTAAATGACAACTTTACAGAGCTACGCGGGGAAATTGCCGGCCCTCCGGACACACCGTACGAGGGTGGAAAATTCCTGCTTGAAATTAAGGTTCCAGAAACGTATCCGTTCAACCCACCGAAG GTCAAATTCATCACCAAGATCTGGCACCCGAACATTTCCTCCGTGACCGGTGCCATCTGTCTGGACATCCTGAAGGACAACTGGGCCGCGGCGATGACGCTGCGGACGGTGCTGCTGTCGCTGCAGGCCCTGCTCGCCGCGGCCGAACCGGACGACCCGCAGGACGCGGTCGTGGCGACGCAGTACAAGGACAACCACGAGATGTTCATACTGACGGCCAAGCACTGGACGAACGCGTACGCCGGCGGGCCGTGCCGCAACGCGGACTTTGACCAGAAGGTGCAACGGTTACGCGACATGGGCGTGGAGGACTACGAGGCGCGTGCGGCCCTGTCGCGGCACAACTGGCACCTGGAGCGTGCCTCGGAGCAGTTGTTTAGTTAG